Proteins found in one uncultured Desulfuromonas sp. genomic segment:
- a CDS encoding trigger factor, whose protein sequence is MTVTMLQSSEEEALFKIEIDADTIEDAITKEFVKATEGENKKPQGLPLSNRAMMANHKELDRIAAQALNNILPSYYMGALKELDLTPMSYPKIMPQETKLGEPCVVKIQVTLEPKITLEKCEGLEASYVPVVVTEDDVNQQMQGMRQQRGAGDDDEKLLETLPFDSIEAFAAEIHSSLVSMAQEKTELNIKEAVISKLIEMNPCPLQDEAVDQQVALQIHQFRQKVGGKRFEEYLKSTHRSIEDVKKEVRPEAEFTVRKNLLLAAVAQTQALDVTEEDIKKTILQQKNSIMDMALDFETRLKRMEETPGAKEQLIHSIRLKKATDYIVDNAILTEEKPVRILDEQTQVPQ, encoded by the coding sequence ATGACAGTGACGATGCTGCAATCCAGTGAAGAAGAAGCGCTTTTCAAAATCGAAATCGATGCCGACACCATCGAAGATGCCATCACAAAGGAGTTTGTGAAGGCGACTGAGGGCGAAAATAAGAAACCTCAAGGATTGCCTTTAAGCAATCGAGCGATGATGGCCAATCACAAGGAACTCGACAGAATCGCGGCCCAGGCTCTCAACAACATTCTGCCTTCCTACTACATGGGTGCTCTCAAAGAGCTTGATTTGACTCCAATGTCTTACCCGAAAATTATGCCGCAGGAGACCAAACTGGGAGAACCGTGTGTTGTCAAAATTCAGGTCACTCTAGAACCTAAAATCACCTTGGAAAAATGCGAAGGTTTAGAGGCGAGCTATGTTCCGGTTGTTGTCACTGAAGACGATGTTAACCAGCAGATGCAGGGGATGAGGCAGCAACGCGGAGCAGGCGATGATGATGAAAAACTGCTCGAAACTCTGCCATTTGATTCTATCGAGGCGTTCGCTGCTGAAATACACAGTTCTCTGGTGTCTATGGCACAAGAAAAAACCGAACTCAACATCAAAGAAGCCGTGATCAGCAAATTGATCGAAATGAACCCCTGTCCGCTCCAGGACGAGGCCGTTGATCAGCAAGTTGCGCTGCAGATTCATCAGTTTCGCCAGAAAGTTGGCGGCAAAAGGTTCGAGGAATACCTCAAATCGACACATCGGAGCATCGAGGACGTTAAAAAAGAAGTCCGTCCTGAGGCGGAATTCACGGTTAGAAAAAATCTTCTTCTGGCGGCCGTTGCGCAAACTCAGGCGTTGGATGTTACGGAAGAGGATATCAAGAAAACGATTTTGCAGCAGAAAAACTCGATCATGGATATGGCTCTGGATTTTGAAACGCGTCTCAAGCGTATGGAAGAAACTCCCGGAGCTAAAGAGCAGCTTATCCATTCAATCCGATTAAAAAAAGCAACGGATTACATTGTCGATAACGCGATCCTGACCGAAGAGAAGCCTGTTCGCATTCTCGATGAACAGACGCAGGTTCCGCAGTAG
- a CDS encoding nitroreductase family protein, whose protein sequence is MMPKFIVDKGTCSQCGLCAKDCVANIIDLDSGWPRIPKEKEMACLKCQHCLAICPTAAVSILGKSPSHSTLLQGAFPDPDQLEILIKGRRSVRHYTDENIESGLLQRLLDVACQAPTGENTRQVQLSVIDDKHMMDKFRQHTYDVIEKLANEGKLPEQRKVFANFVYLWRKKKIDVLFRGAPHLLVASVPRNMCSPVHDCVIALSYFELFAQSLGVGTVWDGLVRYAIDELLPGARTKLGIPEEHLIGAAMAFGYPAVHYQRTVENDHSNIVRCPVLL, encoded by the coding sequence ATGATGCCGAAATTTATCGTTGATAAAGGAACGTGTAGCCAATGTGGTCTCTGTGCAAAAGATTGCGTGGCGAATATTATCGATCTTGATAGCGGCTGGCCGCGTATTCCAAAAGAGAAAGAGATGGCCTGCCTGAAGTGCCAGCATTGCTTAGCGATCTGTCCGACGGCGGCGGTCTCGATTCTCGGTAAAAGTCCCAGCCACAGCACGCTTTTACAAGGGGCATTCCCAGATCCTGATCAGTTGGAAATCCTCATCAAAGGGCGCCGTTCCGTGCGTCACTATACCGATGAGAACATCGAGTCTGGGCTGTTGCAGCGACTTCTTGATGTCGCATGCCAGGCTCCGACCGGGGAGAATACACGTCAGGTACAGCTCAGCGTCATCGATGATAAACACATGATGGATAAGTTTCGTCAGCATACGTATGATGTTATCGAGAAACTGGCCAATGAAGGAAAACTTCCCGAACAGCGCAAGGTGTTTGCCAACTTTGTTTACCTCTGGCGCAAGAAAAAAATCGATGTTTTGTTTCGTGGCGCCCCCCATCTTCTCGTCGCTTCGGTTCCTCGAAATATGTGTTCTCCGGTGCACGATTGCGTGATTGCGCTCTCCTATTTTGAGCTGTTTGCCCAGAGCCTGGGGGTTGGTACTGTCTGGGATGGTTTGGTTCGTTACGCCATCGACGAATTGTTACCCGGGGCGCGAACAAAGCTTGGTATTCCTGAAGAGCACCTGATCGGTGCGGCCATGGCTTTTGGATATCCAGCGGTTCATTATCAGCGCACGGTCGAAAACGATCATTCCAACATCGTGCGTTGCCCGGTTTTACTCTGA
- a CDS encoding DUF169 domain-containing protein, whose protein sequence is MLSDKAKQMFDRLKLEIPAVAVQYLPVKPQAVEHCDKTLAFCQYVKEAQDSGKKFYISKENDACYGKVALGMVPKPPVTACGQAGLDFGVYKTLSGCRTLYQQLPVLVPGAVNYVVFAPVADCDFDPDLIVVFADIPQADIIMRATSYISGDFWESKSTPVISCSWMYAYPLISGKVNHITTGFYHGIKRRDIFKAGLRMISIPFNKIDEVVTALDEMDWTTIAFRSDEQSKVELQRRMDHWQQMAVEMGCRCDLN, encoded by the coding sequence ATGTTAAGTGACAAAGCGAAACAGATGTTTGATCGACTCAAGCTGGAGATTCCCGCAGTCGCTGTGCAGTATCTGCCGGTCAAGCCACAAGCGGTTGAACACTGTGACAAGACATTGGCATTTTGTCAGTATGTCAAAGAAGCACAGGACAGCGGCAAAAAGTTTTACATCTCGAAAGAGAACGATGCCTGCTACGGGAAAGTTGCTTTGGGGATGGTTCCCAAACCGCCCGTAACGGCCTGCGGCCAGGCCGGGTTGGATTTCGGTGTGTATAAAACCCTTTCCGGGTGTCGCACGTTGTATCAACAATTGCCGGTTCTGGTGCCCGGCGCGGTAAATTATGTTGTTTTTGCCCCGGTTGCCGATTGTGACTTTGACCCGGACCTTATTGTTGTTTTTGCCGACATCCCTCAAGCTGATATTATCATGCGCGCGACCAGCTATATTTCCGGCGATTTTTGGGAATCCAAGTCGACACCGGTGATCAGTTGCAGCTGGATGTACGCGTATCCCCTGATTTCCGGCAAGGTTAATCACATTACAACCGGCTTTTACCATGGAATCAAGCGGCGTGATATTTTTAAGGCGGGGCTGCGCATGATCTCCATCCCCTTTAATAAAATCGATGAAGTGGTGACCGCGTTGGACGAGATGGACTGGACAACGATTGCCTTCCGCAGCGATGAACAAAGCAAGGTGGAGTTGCAGCGACGCATGGATCACTGGCAGCAGATGGCCGTGGAGATGGGGTGTCGCTGTGATCTGAATTAA
- a CDS encoding ABC transporter ATP-binding protein: protein MAIELQAISKRFGSQQLFRDLSLHVEAGTFHVLVGPSGEGKSTLLSIIAGLQKPDSGEIYLNDICVTKKQPQKRDVGFVFQDYALFPHLNALQNIEYGLKASGVDRLAAYNKAQHYLALVGLLGEQHKFPAMLSGGQKQRIALARALANEPGTLLLDEPLSHVDPESRSQLQLELKELQRKTGVTMLLVTHNMTEAAVLGHKVSFLRRGAIEKTVNIKAFV from the coding sequence ATGGCTATTGAACTGCAGGCGATCAGTAAAAGATTCGGTTCCCAGCAACTGTTTCGTGACCTGTCGTTACATGTTGAAGCCGGAACCTTCCATGTGCTGGTCGGACCCAGTGGTGAAGGGAAAAGTACCTTGCTTTCGATTATCGCCGGGCTGCAGAAGCCGGATTCCGGCGAAATTTATCTCAACGATATCTGTGTCACAAAAAAACAGCCGCAAAAGCGCGATGTGGGCTTTGTGTTTCAGGATTATGCGCTGTTTCCTCACTTGAATGCGTTGCAAAATATAGAGTACGGTCTCAAAGCCAGTGGCGTGGACAGGCTGGCGGCCTATAATAAAGCACAACACTACCTGGCGCTGGTCGGCTTGCTGGGAGAACAGCATAAATTCCCGGCCATGCTCAGTGGCGGCCAGAAACAACGTATTGCCCTGGCACGGGCGCTGGCTAATGAACCCGGTACGTTGCTTCTCGACGAGCCTTTAAGCCATGTGGACCCGGAAAGCCGCTCACAATTGCAACTTGAGCTCAAAGAGTTGCAGAGAAAAACCGGTGTGACCATGTTGCTGGTGACTCACAATATGACCGAAGCGGCGGTTTTGGGCCACAAGGTTTCTTTTCTGCGCCGCGGTGCCATAGAAAAAACCGTCAACATAAAAGCTTTTGTCTGA
- a CDS encoding ABC transporter permease, producing MYNISTEQVATLPSQTTVNPIARLLRFDLFMALMTAVFFSMIGLVLLALLGAASWGDLWTYLFSAQGINTILLSLKTSCGVVLLTLVFGLPVAYVLALKNFKGKALLEAILDLPIIMPPLVTGLCLLLLFNGNNLFGHLLHNAGIELLFTPTGIVLAQFFVAAPFFIKTARESIASIPSNLLAASATLNASDFYTFRRVILPLIRKGGCAGLAMSWARALGEFGATAMVAGSIPGRTETMTISIYMDAMSGELGQSISTALLLILFSFTLLFVLKLQAGRQHGY from the coding sequence ATGTACAACATTTCCACCGAACAGGTTGCGACTCTACCGAGTCAGACGACCGTTAACCCGATAGCACGACTGCTCCGATTTGATCTGTTTATGGCATTGATGACGGCTGTTTTTTTCAGCATGATCGGCCTGGTGTTGCTGGCTCTTCTTGGCGCAGCATCGTGGGGCGATCTTTGGACGTATCTCTTCTCGGCGCAGGGAATAAACACGATTCTGCTGAGCTTGAAGACATCGTGTGGCGTCGTTCTCCTTACGCTGGTGTTTGGCCTTCCTGTGGCCTATGTTCTGGCCCTGAAAAACTTTAAAGGCAAAGCGCTGCTCGAAGCGATTCTTGATTTGCCGATTATTATGCCGCCGTTGGTGACCGGACTGTGTCTGTTGTTGCTGTTCAATGGCAACAACCTGTTTGGCCATCTTCTTCATAACGCAGGCATTGAGTTGTTGTTTACCCCAACCGGCATCGTTCTGGCGCAGTTTTTTGTGGCAGCGCCATTCTTTATCAAGACGGCTCGGGAAAGTATCGCCTCGATCCCCAGTAATCTGCTGGCGGCCTCGGCAACGCTCAACGCCTCGGACTTCTATACCTTTCGACGCGTCATTCTGCCGCTGATTCGTAAAGGGGGCTGTGCCGGGTTGGCAATGAGCTGGGCACGCGCTTTGGGCGAGTTCGGCGCCACGGCCATGGTGGCCGGCAGTATTCCGGGAAGAACAGAAACCATGACCATCTCCATCTACATGGATGCCATGAGTGGTGAGCTAGGCCAGTCGATCTCAACAGCACTGCTGCTGATTCTTTTCTCTTTTACGCTGTTGTTTGTCTTAAAGCTTCAAGCTGGACGTCAGCATGGCTATTGA
- a CDS encoding DUF364 domain-containing protein: MFYAQLKETFTTLVRENFLLGEKISISARILKNEEAIGNPTRQDYPLLKGKEFLMEACFRECRGQAFTDAPCEKISTLADIVALPLENTEQRALFIASLNAVMRYLKPELATVHCRNDEPEECAGEIIRQLQQQPVAKVGLVGLQPAILEQLATTFGAENVFCVDRDEQQRGSSKFGVPITWGDEKETAKLFEQSDLVLATGSTVVNGSLPGLLTLASDNAVPLFFFGTSIAGTAELMNLKRYCFEAA, from the coding sequence ATGTTTTATGCACAACTCAAAGAGACGTTTACCACCTTGGTTCGGGAAAATTTCCTCCTTGGCGAAAAAATCAGCATTTCTGCCCGAATTTTGAAAAATGAAGAAGCCATCGGCAACCCGACCCGTCAGGATTATCCGCTACTCAAAGGCAAAGAATTCCTGATGGAAGCCTGTTTCAGAGAGTGCCGTGGACAAGCTTTTACGGATGCCCCTTGCGAGAAGATTTCGACTCTGGCCGACATTGTCGCGTTGCCGCTGGAGAACACCGAACAGCGCGCTCTTTTTATCGCCAGCCTCAACGCTGTGATGCGTTACCTGAAGCCGGAACTGGCGACCGTGCACTGTCGTAACGACGAGCCGGAAGAGTGCGCTGGTGAAATTATTCGTCAGTTGCAACAACAACCTGTTGCCAAGGTTGGCCTCGTAGGTTTGCAGCCGGCTATTCTTGAGCAGCTTGCGACAACATTTGGCGCAGAAAATGTGTTTTGTGTTGACCGCGATGAACAGCAACGCGGCAGCAGTAAGTTTGGTGTGCCGATCACGTGGGGCGATGAAAAAGAAACGGCGAAGCTGTTTGAACAAAGTGATCTGGTGTTAGCGACTGGTTCGACGGTGGTCAACGGCTCTTTGCCCGGACTGCTTACTCTGGCAAGTGACAACGCTGTTCCCCTCTTTTTTTTCGGGACCAGTATTGCTGGAACTGCCGAGCTGATGAATTTGAAACGTTACTGCTTCGAGGCCGCTTAG
- the modA gene encoding molybdate ABC transporter substrate-binding protein, whose protein sequence is MKKCYLFLVFILIANSGFAAELLVFAGAGMREPLQELGKKFSDETGIEVAFDFDGSGRLGSKMLLGVKPDLFIPGSDKWAQRLKKEGLAEECVALAYHIPVIITPKGNHKVKSLSDLALPSVKLALGDIKAAAIGRNNKRLFKKVGLDPAKMNIVARGINIKQLVSWVETGSVDASIVWAADAFQSGQVETIAIPPDVNQIDTIPFCRLKSPGHPVEANLFWQYLLVEAPAVFSRHGFKAIKP, encoded by the coding sequence ATGAAAAAATGTTACCTGTTCCTTGTTTTTATTTTGATTGCGAACAGCGGATTTGCCGCCGAATTGTTGGTTTTTGCCGGTGCAGGGATGCGTGAACCCTTGCAAGAACTGGGAAAGAAGTTCAGCGATGAAACCGGAATAGAGGTTGCGTTTGATTTTGACGGTTCAGGACGGCTTGGCAGCAAAATGTTGTTGGGGGTTAAGCCTGATCTGTTTATTCCTGGATCGGATAAATGGGCACAGAGGCTCAAAAAAGAAGGGCTGGCGGAAGAATGTGTCGCCCTTGCGTATCACATTCCGGTCATTATTACCCCGAAAGGCAACCACAAGGTAAAAAGCCTCAGTGATCTGGCCCTGCCATCGGTCAAGCTTGCTTTGGGGGATATTAAAGCTGCGGCAATCGGCCGCAACAACAAGCGTTTATTCAAAAAGGTCGGTCTTGATCCGGCAAAGATGAACATCGTTGCTCGTGGGATCAACATCAAGCAGTTGGTGAGCTGGGTCGAAACCGGGAGTGTTGATGCCTCTATTGTTTGGGCCGCCGATGCCTTCCAATCCGGTCAGGTTGAAACGATCGCGATTCCTCCGGATGTTAACCAGATTGATACCATCCCGTTCTGCCGATTAAAGAGTCCTGGACATCCCGTGGAGGCGAACCTGTTCTGGCAGTATTTGCTCGTTGAAGCACCGGCTGTCTTTTCCAGGCACGGGTTTAAAGCCATTAAACCTTAA
- a CDS encoding molybdopterin molybdotransferase MoeA — translation MMKDSAELPLPEAQRILIDAALPTATEVIPTRSALGRVLATDIVTPHAFPDTPRSAVDGYAIDQIGLDHYQIVATLGAGQMPDQPLRAGQAAAVMTGATVPPGSLAVVRVEDVAVDGNLLTIQSEVKKKENINRIGEEMEMGACILRAGTRLTPVNFSVLCCAGVAEVSVHRLPRVGILITGDEVLQLGQVHKPGSVFDSNRHFLDGSLAQLGIHCQVLGPVKDNEVTIRDSLEQLSAECDLVITSGGVSMGKYDFIRPLLQSSGYRMLVNRTKIKPGRPLMVACKDDTLFFGMPGYPTACLVNFFYFLLPTVKRMMGLKDVLPPTRKVCLADDLKGRQGRWDVLRVQLKGEQGEALAYRAPSQLTSHFMNMGMCDGLVLLGGECDCAHSGDEVEMLDFALQF, via the coding sequence ATGATGAAAGATAGCGCTGAACTACCATTACCTGAGGCTCAACGTATTTTGATCGATGCAGCGTTGCCGACGGCCACGGAAGTGATTCCAACCCGATCAGCCTTGGGGCGTGTGTTAGCCACGGATATTGTTACTCCTCATGCGTTTCCCGATACCCCTCGAAGTGCCGTTGATGGCTATGCCATAGACCAGATCGGATTAGATCACTATCAAATTGTTGCCACCCTGGGGGCGGGACAAATGCCTGATCAGCCTCTTCGTGCCGGTCAGGCTGCCGCAGTTATGACCGGCGCTACCGTCCCGCCAGGCAGTCTTGCTGTTGTTCGGGTGGAAGATGTTGCTGTCGACGGAAACCTGCTGACGATTCAGTCCGAGGTTAAAAAGAAAGAGAATATTAATCGCATCGGTGAAGAGATGGAAATGGGGGCCTGTATCCTGCGCGCTGGTACCCGATTGACGCCGGTCAACTTCAGTGTGCTCTGTTGTGCTGGAGTTGCTGAAGTGAGCGTGCATCGTTTACCCCGAGTCGGTATTTTGATTACAGGTGACGAAGTTCTTCAATTGGGCCAGGTGCATAAACCTGGGAGTGTTTTCGATAGTAATCGCCACTTTCTGGACGGCAGCCTGGCTCAATTAGGCATTCACTGTCAGGTTCTCGGGCCGGTCAAAGACAATGAAGTCACCATTCGCGACAGTCTTGAGCAGTTGTCCGCAGAATGTGATCTGGTGATCACATCCGGTGGTGTTTCCATGGGCAAGTACGATTTTATCCGTCCTTTGCTGCAATCTAGTGGCTACCGAATGCTGGTCAATCGGACCAAGATCAAGCCTGGTCGGCCTTTAATGGTTGCCTGCAAGGATGACACCCTGTTTTTCGGTATGCCGGGTTACCCAACTGCCTGTCTGGTTAATTTCTTTTATTTTCTCTTGCCAACCGTCAAACGCATGATGGGTTTGAAAGATGTTCTTCCACCAACGCGTAAGGTGTGTCTGGCCGATGATCTCAAGGGACGTCAGGGGCGTTGGGATGTTTTGCGCGTGCAGTTAAAAGGTGAGCAGGGCGAAGCGTTGGCGTATCGCGCACCGAGCCAGTTGACATCGCATTTTATGAACATGGGGATGTGCGATGGACTGGTGTTGCTCGGCGGGGAGTGTGATTGTGCACATTCCGGCGACGAAGTTGAGATGCTTGATTTTGCATTGCAGTTTTAA
- a CDS encoding molybdopterin-binding protein yields the protein MNSVSLENAVGQVLGYDITEVNRKQHYKGVAFKRGHVVQDEDLDVLRRLGKNYIYVWEDMGNDVHEDAAARLLAPQIAGANIRYDEQPHEGKVSFYAETRGIFKVDHERLARINGLVIPSLPTIHNNFPVGKGKQVAAFRIIPLTCSRATINRIEDLLREPLISVQPYRIKTASILVTGSEVYSGRIVDDFTPVLTKKLKNMGVEVTYATILPDVKEQISASIRAAAEDSEMILMTGGTSVDPDDVTVSAMKEAGVVFHEKGNPIQPGNNLTIGRSGNVPVCSVPAAALFFEKTALDIFLPRILTGETISREEISKSGHGGLCHFCPECRYPICPFGWGAA from the coding sequence ATGAATAGTGTGTCTCTGGAAAACGCGGTAGGACAGGTTCTTGGGTATGACATTACCGAGGTTAATCGAAAGCAACACTATAAAGGCGTGGCTTTTAAACGCGGGCATGTCGTTCAAGATGAGGATTTGGATGTTTTGCGCCGCCTGGGCAAGAATTACATCTATGTCTGGGAGGATATGGGGAATGATGTGCACGAAGATGCCGCGGCACGATTGCTGGCACCCCAGATTGCCGGCGCCAACATTCGTTACGATGAGCAACCGCATGAAGGCAAAGTGAGTTTTTATGCTGAAACGCGAGGTATTTTCAAAGTTGACCATGAACGCTTGGCGCGAATCAATGGTCTGGTGATCCCGTCGCTGCCAACCATCCACAATAACTTTCCGGTTGGTAAGGGGAAACAGGTTGCGGCCTTTCGTATTATTCCTCTGACCTGTTCACGAGCCACGATCAACCGCATTGAGGACCTGTTGCGCGAGCCATTGATCTCTGTGCAGCCCTACCGCATCAAGACGGCATCGATTCTGGTGACGGGAAGCGAAGTGTACAGCGGACGGATTGTCGATGACTTCACCCCGGTTTTGACGAAAAAACTCAAGAATATGGGCGTTGAAGTGACCTATGCCACCATTCTGCCGGATGTGAAAGAGCAGATCAGTGCGTCAATCAGAGCGGCTGCTGAAGATAGTGAAATGATCCTGATGACCGGTGGAACCTCGGTTGACCCGGATGATGTCACCGTCAGTGCCATGAAAGAAGCCGGGGTTGTTTTCCACGAAAAGGGTAATCCGATTCAGCCGGGAAACAATCTGACCATCGGGCGGTCCGGCAATGTTCCGGTTTGCTCGGTTCCCGCTGCGGCACTGTTTTTTGAAAAGACCGCCCTCGATATTTTTCTGCCACGTATCTTGACGGGAGAAACCATCAGCCGGGAGGAAATTTCGAAATCAGGTCATGGTGGTTTGTGTCATTTCTGCCCGGAGTGCCGTTATCCGATTTGTCCGTTCGGTTGGGGGGCTGCATGA
- a CDS encoding molybdenum cofactor biosynthesis protein MoaE: protein MDISKTIAQMKQDPDFAPNVGMVLIHNGVVRGWSRKDGRDVEQIDISCDQAKASEICREVEQMPGIYKIAMEARSGRMKPGDDVLFLIVAGDIRENVKPALAILLDRIKAEAVTKKEHFDEDVA, encoded by the coding sequence ATGGATATTTCAAAAACAATTGCACAGATGAAACAGGATCCGGACTTTGCCCCGAATGTCGGTATGGTCTTAATTCACAATGGCGTGGTACGTGGCTGGTCGCGCAAGGATGGCCGCGATGTTGAACAGATTGATATCAGTTGCGATCAGGCCAAAGCTTCAGAAATTTGCCGCGAAGTCGAACAGATGCCCGGCATCTATAAAATCGCCATGGAAGCGCGTTCGGGGCGGATGAAACCCGGCGACGATGTCTTATTTCTGATTGTTGCCGGAGACATCCGCGAAAATGTCAAACCGGCACTGGCCATTCTGTTGGACCGGATCAAAGCAGAAGCCGTCACCAAGAAAGAACATTTCGACGAGGATGTCGCATGA
- the moaC gene encoding cyclic pyranopterin monophosphate synthase MoaC: MSFNHFDTNGRAVMVDVSEKNKTMRTAIASAQVKMQQDILCTIIEGAASKGDVLGVARLAGIMASKKVPDMIPLSHPLAIHHASIEFDVNLDDGLITIRATVKAYERTGVEMEAMVSASLTALTIYDMCKGMDKSIEIRNTMLEYKDGGKSGLYQRQN; encoded by the coding sequence ATGAGTTTTAATCATTTCGATACGAACGGCCGCGCCGTCATGGTTGATGTCAGCGAAAAAAACAAAACCATGCGCACCGCGATTGCATCGGCACAGGTGAAAATGCAGCAGGATATTTTATGCACCATCATCGAGGGCGCTGCCAGTAAAGGAGATGTTCTCGGCGTTGCCCGACTGGCTGGAATCATGGCCAGTAAAAAAGTGCCGGATATGATCCCGCTCTCTCACCCGCTGGCGATTCATCACGCGTCAATAGAATTTGATGTTAATCTTGATGACGGACTGATCACAATCAGGGCGACGGTAAAAGCGTACGAGCGCACTGGGGTGGAAATGGAGGCGATGGTCTCGGCCTCTTTAACCGCATTGACGATCTACGATATGTGCAAAGGCATGGATAAATCGATCGAAATTCGCAACACCATGCTTGAGTATAAAGACGGCGGGAAAAGTGGGCTCTATCAAAGACAAAACTAA
- the mobB gene encoding molybdopterin-guanine dinucleotide biosynthesis protein B → MKAAILVLSDKGAIGQREDTSGPAIRQWLAVNGVESVRVDIIPDEFSMIQDKLTNWCDTGLAELVITCGGTGVSPRDVTPEATRSILERELEGFGELMRQRSLTKTPMAILSRATAGIRSNCLIINLPGSPKAALENLEAVWPAVGHGIAKIKGDPSDCADVHSQQKKSPPVVSFAGYSGSGKTTLVTKIIELLSNKGYKVGAIKHEGHRFEIDKPGKDSWRMTQAGATITGISDSSTLALIKKHKSAPSVSSIISEYYAEMDIVIVEGWKESAPNKIEVYRSEVGHVPLFQQQHAENFIAVATDCDLTTQLPLLDINQPHTVAEFIIDAYLSAPHQHNAQ, encoded by the coding sequence ATGAAAGCAGCGATACTGGTTCTAAGCGACAAAGGCGCGATCGGCCAACGAGAAGATACCAGCGGCCCGGCGATACGCCAGTGGTTGGCCGTCAACGGGGTCGAAAGCGTTCGAGTGGATATTATTCCTGACGAGTTCTCAATGATTCAGGATAAACTGACCAACTGGTGTGATACAGGCCTGGCCGAATTAGTCATTACCTGCGGCGGAACCGGCGTCTCTCCCAGAGATGTGACTCCTGAAGCAACCAGAAGTATCCTCGAAAGAGAACTGGAAGGGTTCGGAGAGTTGATGAGACAGAGAAGTCTTACCAAAACACCCATGGCCATTTTATCTCGCGCCACCGCCGGAATCCGCAGCAATTGTCTGATCATCAATCTTCCGGGAAGCCCGAAAGCCGCGCTGGAAAACCTTGAAGCGGTGTGGCCTGCCGTCGGCCATGGCATCGCCAAAATCAAAGGCGATCCCTCCGACTGCGCCGATGTCCATTCTCAACAGAAAAAATCACCGCCGGTGGTCTCTTTTGCCGGGTATTCGGGAAGCGGAAAAACCACATTGGTCACTAAAATCATCGAATTATTGAGCAATAAAGGATATAAGGTTGGGGCCATCAAACATGAGGGACACCGCTTTGAAATCGACAAACCCGGAAAGGACAGTTGGCGGATGACCCAAGCCGGAGCGACAATCACCGGCATCTCTGACAGCAGCACCCTGGCGTTGATCAAAAAGCATAAAAGCGCTCCCAGCGTCAGCAGTATTATTTCAGAGTACTACGCAGAAATGGATATTGTCATTGTTGAAGGGTGGAAGGAAAGCGCACCGAACAAAATAGAGGTCTATCGCTCTGAAGTTGGCCACGTCCCCTTATTTCAACAGCAACATGCCGAAAACTTTATCGCTGTCGCAACCGACTGTGATCTGACAACGCAATTGCCGTTGCTTGACATCAATCAGCCACACACCGTTGCCGAGTTCATTATCGATGCCTATCTGAGCGCACCTCACCAACACAATGCTCAGTGA